In the genome of Nitrospirota bacterium, the window GCACGGGGATCCAGAAAAGCGGAATGACAGGCCAGAACATAATCGTCATAATGGCGATGAGATCATTCATCGGGTTATCCTCTCCTGTGACAGGCGTATAAAATACAGGATACCATAATGATTCAAACAGGCGATATTTCCGGTATGCCATGTTCTGCAAGTAAAGAAAAAACACCGATATCCCGGCAGCAAAAGGTATTTCTGCCGGACAGCGTTGCGGAAAACTAAGAGGCGCCTGAAAGGAGCGGGTACCCCATCTCTTCACGCTGATTGAAGTACGCCCTTGCACACAGCCGGGCAAGATTCCTGACACGTGCAATATAGCCCGTTCTCTCGGTGACAGATATTGCTCCTCGTGCATCAAGCAGGTTGAAAGTATGCGAGCATTTCAGGCAAAACTCATACGACGGAAGTACCAGTCCGGCTTCATTCAGCCGGATGGATTCCTTCTCAAAAGATTCAAACTGTCTCATCAGAAGTTCGGTGTCTGCATAATCAAAATTGAACTTGGAGAATTCCACTTCTCCGGTATGGTGTATTTCACCGTATTTTATGCCTTTGCACCACTCGAGACTGTAAACGTTATCCACTTCCTGCAGATACATGGCGATTCTTTCAAGACCGTAGGTGAGTTCAAGGGATACCGGTTTCAGGTCTATGCCTC includes:
- a CDS encoding glycine--tRNA ligase subunit alpha; this encodes MYFQDLILQLHQFWSEKGCILLQPYDIEVGAGTFHPATFFRVLGPEPWKVAYVEPSRRPTDGRYGENPNRLQHYYQYQVILKPSPPDSQEVYLESISYLGIDPLKHDIRFVEDDWESPTLGAWGLGWEVWLDGMEITQFTYFQQVGGIDLKPVSLELTYGLERIAMYLQEVDNVYSLEWCKGIKYGEIHHTGEVEFSKFNFDYADTELLMRQFESFEKESIRLNEAGLVLPSYEFCLKCSHTFNLLDARGAISVTERTGYIARVRNLARLCARAYFNQREEMGYPLLSGAS